A stretch of the Lolium perenne isolate Kyuss_39 chromosome 3, Kyuss_2.0, whole genome shotgun sequence genome encodes the following:
- the LOC127344342 gene encoding glucan endo-1,3-beta-glucosidase 14-like has product MEHRASSSLLLCLLLLSLFNVDNTVSAQQKFGINYGQIANNLPDPTRVAGLLQSMNVNKVKLYDADPKVLTAFANTGVEFIIAIGNENIQTMATSPGAARQWVSQHVQPFIPATRITCITVGNEVFGNNDMGMAANLVPAMQAVHDALVAAGLAGQVTVSSAHSAAVLASSFPPSSGAFQESFAPYIKPLLDFHSKTGSAFLFNAYPFFAYKGDPGSVSLPYVLFQPNAGVRDGGLVYDNMLYAQIDAVYAAMKVMGHTDIPVKISETGWPSKGDEDEVGASAQNAAAYNGNLMQRVAMGQGTPLKPNVPVDVFVFALFNENMKPGPASERNYGLFYPNGSPVYTINAGSPGGSSSGGGAGSVGRTFDPYSSQNMFSAASRLRRLSLWTLLLVLPMLSALLW; this is encoded by the exons ATGGAACACCGCGCCTCCTCGTCGCTCCTCCTATGCCTCCTCCTGCTCTCGCTCTTCAACG TAGACAACACGGTGTCGGCGCAGCAGAAGTTCGGCATCAACTACGGGCAGATCGCGAACAACCTGCCAGACCCGACGCGGGTGGCGGGGCTGCTGCAGTCGATGAACGTGAACAAGGTGAAGCTCTATGACGCGGACCCCAAGGTGCTGACGGCGTTCGCCAACACGGGCGTGGAGTTCATCATCGCCATCGGCAACGAGAACATCCAGACCATGGCGACCAGCCCGGGGGCCGCGCGGCAGTGGGTGTCGCAGCACGTGCAGCCCTTCATCCCGGCGACTCGGATCACCTGCATCACCGTGGGCAACGAGGTGTTCGGCAACAACGACATGGGCATGGCGGCGAACCTCGTGCCTGCGATGCAGGCGGTCCACGACGCGCTGGTGGCGGCGGGGTTGGCCGGGCAGGTGACGGTCTCGTCAGCGCACTCGGCCGCCGTGCTGGCCAGCAGCTTCCCGCCGTCGTCCGGCGCCTTCCAGGAGAGCTTCGCGCCGTACATCAAGCCGCTGCTGGACTTTCACAGCAAGACGGGGTCCGCGTTCCTGTTCAACGCCTACCCGTTCTTTGCGTACAAGGGGGACCCCGGCAGCGTGTCGCTGCCGTACGTGCTGTTCCAGCCGAACGCCGGCGTGCGCGACGGCGGGCTTGTGTACGACAACATGCTGTACGCGCAGATCGACGCGGTCTACGCGGCGATGAAGGTCATGGGCCACACGGACATCCCCGTGAAGATCTCGGAGACCGGGTGGCCATCGAAGGGGGACGAGGACGAGGTGGGCGCCTCGGCCCAGAACGCGGCGGCGTACAACGGGAACCTTATGCAGCGTGTGGCGATGGGGCAGGGCACGCCGCTGAAGCCCAATGTCCCCGTGGACGTGTTCGTGTTCGCGCTGTTCAACGAGAACATGAAGCCCGGGCCGGCGTCGGAGAGGAACTACGGGCTGTTCTACCCCAACGGGTCGCCGGTGTACACGATCAACGCCGGCAGCCCTGGGGGCAGCAgctccggcggcggcgccggGTCCGTGGGGCGGACGTTCGACCCGTACTCGTCGCAGAACATGTTCTCCGCCGCGTCCAGATTAAGAAGATTATCTTTGTGGACGCTACTGCTAGTATTGCCCATGCTGTCAGCACTCTTGTGGTAG